In Halomarina salina, one DNA window encodes the following:
- a CDS encoding VWA domain-containing protein gives MTDPPDFVAARDHVRDELVRFVRSLRRAGVHVPANSGTTAARALVEIGFDDEATARVALRACLVTDADDFATFERQFSEFWRRLTAGLDPEGPAPRRDDGPEGTLAPLGGDPAPGESGDDRAAKNDREQADDEGGEDSWRTTSAEGAIVSSRLDEEERERTEAAWYSPTAGTERVAAATAENPTGGFDEVTDALASLRGRRWRGGGDDGADVRRAMRTSFETGGTVVTLPQRQRPPTAVRALWLVDVSRSVLDTVDRSFLLSVLRRARADWRDCRVFFFDEDCREVSASFDHPTAAAALDALDRAEAEWGGGTRIGQSLAGLRQEAPDAVDARTVVFVVSDGLEMGDTDVLERELAWVSRRAEAVLWLNPLASSPGYEPTARGMAAALPFVDGLFAFGTPADLAELGRQVRRHGTTGRIGYEYDPRRGVS, from the coding sequence ATGACCGACCCTCCGGACTTCGTCGCCGCGCGCGACCACGTCCGCGACGAACTCGTCCGGTTCGTCCGCTCGCTGCGGCGGGCGGGCGTCCACGTCCCAGCCAACAGCGGGACGACGGCGGCCCGCGCGCTGGTCGAAATCGGGTTCGACGACGAGGCGACGGCTCGCGTCGCCCTCCGGGCGTGTCTGGTCACCGACGCCGACGACTTCGCGACGTTCGAGCGCCAGTTCTCGGAGTTCTGGCGACGGCTCACCGCCGGCCTCGACCCCGAGGGGCCGGCACCGCGCCGCGACGACGGTCCGGAGGGGACGCTCGCTCCGCTGGGTGGGGACCCCGCACCGGGGGAGTCGGGCGACGACAGGGCGGCGAAGAACGACCGCGAGCAGGCTGACGACGAGGGCGGAGAGGATAGCTGGCGGACGACGTCGGCCGAGGGTGCCATCGTCTCGTCGCGACTGGACGAGGAGGAACGCGAGCGGACGGAGGCGGCGTGGTACAGTCCGACCGCAGGCACGGAGCGCGTCGCCGCGGCGACGGCAGAGAACCCGACGGGCGGGTTCGACGAGGTGACGGACGCCCTCGCCTCGCTGCGGGGGCGACGCTGGCGCGGTGGCGGCGACGACGGCGCCGACGTCCGTCGGGCCATGCGGACGAGTTTCGAGACGGGCGGCACCGTCGTCACGCTCCCGCAGCGCCAGCGCCCGCCGACGGCGGTCCGGGCGCTCTGGCTGGTCGACGTCAGTCGCTCGGTGCTCGACACCGTCGACCGGTCGTTCCTGCTGAGCGTGCTGCGCCGGGCGCGCGCAGACTGGCGCGACTGCCGGGTGTTCTTCTTCGACGAGGACTGCCGCGAGGTGTCCGCGTCGTTCGACCACCCGACGGCCGCCGCTGCGCTGGACGCGCTGGACCGGGCGGAGGCGGAGTGGGGCGGCGGCACCCGCATCGGGCAGTCGCTCGCCGGACTCCGTCAGGAGGCCCCCGACGCCGTCGACGCGCGGACAGTCGTGTTCGTCGTCAGCGACGGCCTGGAGATGGGCGACACGGACGTGCTGGAGCGGGAACTGGCGTGGGTCTCGCGGCGCGCCGAGGCCGTGCTGTGGCTCAACCCGCTGGCGTCGTCGCCGGGCTACGAACCGACGGCGCGGGGGATGGCCGCCGCACTGCCGTTCGTCGACGGCCTGTTCGCCTTCGGGACGCCCGCCGACCTCGCGGAACTCGGGCGGCAGGTCCGCCGCCACGGCACCACCGGACGCATCGGCTACGAGTACGACCCGCGACGGGGGGTCTCGTGA
- a CDS encoding rubrerythrin-like domain-containing protein has protein sequence MSLNTVDPYTPEEAVFECLACQNRIVSEEYVGPCPECGGETKNIAVARE, from the coding sequence ATGAGCCTGAACACTGTCGATCCGTACACGCCCGAGGAGGCCGTGTTCGAGTGCCTGGCGTGCCAGAACCGCATCGTCTCCGAGGAGTACGTCGGGCCGTGCCCGGAGTGTGGGGGCGAGACGAAGAACATCGCCGTCGCCCGCGAGTAA
- a CDS encoding class I SAM-dependent methyltransferase: MGFHTYDPERAPNLEDASRYRYCSAEELLALFDQGGVVADLGSGTGFYTDDVAPYVETCYAVDVQHEMHDFYREKGVPESVELVEAAVDDLPFPDGHLDGAFSTMTYHEFHSDEALAELHRTLAPDARVGIADWTANGDGGEGPPLDERFMLDDCTSAFEAAGFSVEFASERRETFVCSLRREP, translated from the coding sequence ATGGGCTTCCACACGTACGACCCGGAGCGTGCGCCGAACCTCGAAGACGCCTCGCGTTACCGGTACTGCTCGGCCGAGGAACTCCTCGCGCTGTTCGACCAGGGCGGCGTCGTCGCGGACCTCGGGAGCGGGACGGGGTTCTACACCGACGACGTGGCCCCGTACGTCGAGACCTGCTACGCCGTCGACGTGCAACACGAGATGCACGACTTCTACCGGGAGAAGGGCGTCCCCGAGAGCGTCGAACTCGTCGAGGCGGCCGTCGACGACCTGCCGTTCCCCGACGGCCACCTCGACGGCGCGTTCTCGACGATGACGTACCACGAGTTTCACAGCGACGAGGCGCTCGCGGAACTCCACCGCACCCTCGCACCCGACGCGCGGGTCGGCATCGCCGACTGGACCGCCAACGGTGACGGCGGCGAGGGACCGCCGCTCGACGAACGGTTCATGCTCGACGACTGCACGTCGGCGTTCGAGGCTGCCGGGTTTTCGGTCGAGTTCGCCTCCGAACGCCGGGAGACGTTCGTCTGTTCGCTCCGTCGCGAACCTTAA
- a CDS encoding XdhC family protein, with protein sequence MTENDWSVPETDLFDRLRTAIETDADAVLATVVAVEGSAYRRPGAKMLVDADRGGAGSITAGCLEDEVRLLAEDVLEAGEPHVETWDLTGDDEIWGRGVGCNGVITVLLELVDDTLAPALDAVAGGTDVGVATVVGGDLPTGDRSVYRPDDGFGDAEGTGLPDWLTDRVEAPLADLVEDGKSETLTVEAEEGTVEVFLDGITAPPDLVVFGSGHDVGPVVELAKLVDFRVTVVAFRGAQALQERFPQADEVVSASPRDVADLREWDDDTYAVVMSHNFVDDRFTLAELLDTPVPYIGLMGPRDRFEEMREEFDEEGVEFSRDQLDRVHTPIGLDLGGDAPYQIAYSIVAELLAVANDRTPRHLSDRAGPIHDRVSLSTE encoded by the coding sequence ATGACAGAGAACGACTGGAGCGTCCCCGAGACGGACCTCTTCGACCGACTCCGTACCGCCATCGAGACAGACGCCGACGCGGTCCTCGCCACCGTCGTCGCCGTCGAGGGCAGCGCCTACCGCCGCCCCGGCGCGAAGATGCTCGTCGACGCCGACCGCGGCGGCGCGGGCAGCATCACCGCCGGCTGCCTGGAGGACGAGGTCCGCCTGCTCGCGGAGGACGTCCTGGAGGCTGGCGAACCGCACGTCGAGACCTGGGACCTGACCGGCGACGACGAGATCTGGGGCCGGGGCGTCGGCTGTAACGGCGTCATCACCGTCCTCCTCGAACTGGTCGACGACACGCTCGCACCGGCGCTCGACGCGGTAGCCGGCGGGACCGACGTCGGCGTCGCCACCGTCGTGGGCGGCGACCTGCCGACCGGCGACCGGAGCGTCTACCGGCCCGACGACGGATTCGGCGACGCCGAGGGCACCGGACTCCCCGACTGGCTCACCGACCGCGTCGAAGCGCCCCTCGCGGACCTCGTCGAAGACGGGAAGAGCGAGACGCTCACGGTCGAGGCCGAGGAGGGCACCGTCGAGGTGTTCCTCGACGGTATCACCGCGCCGCCGGACCTCGTCGTGTTCGGCTCCGGGCACGACGTCGGCCCGGTCGTCGAACTGGCGAAACTCGTCGACTTTCGCGTGACCGTGGTCGCCTTCCGCGGCGCGCAGGCGCTCCAGGAGCGCTTCCCGCAGGCCGACGAGGTGGTCTCGGCGTCGCCGCGCGACGTGGCCGACCTCCGGGAGTGGGACGACGACACCTACGCCGTCGTGATGAGTCACAACTTCGTCGACGACCGGTTCACGCTCGCGGAACTGCTCGACACACCCGTCCCGTACATCGGACTGATGGGGCCGCGCGACCGCTTCGAGGAGATGCGCGAGGAGTTCGACGAGGAGGGCGTCGAGTTCAGCCGCGACCAGCTCGACCGCGTCCACACGCCAATCGGCCTCGACCTCGGGGGCGACGCGCCGTACCAGATAGCGTACAGCATCGTCGCCGAACTGCTCGCGGTGGCGAACGACCGGACGCCGCGACACCTCAGCGACCGCGCCGGCCCCATCCACGACCGGGTGAGTCTGTCGACCGAGTGA
- a CDS encoding HEWD family protein, giving the protein MVRITPPTERACERCGREDVWDTDVQSWVIGGAEGDPYCLHEWDINGTYNPVAE; this is encoded by the coding sequence ATGGTGCGAATCACACCGCCGACCGAGCGGGCCTGCGAACGCTGTGGACGCGAGGACGTCTGGGACACGGACGTACAGTCGTGGGTCATCGGCGGCGCGGAGGGCGACCCCTACTGCCTCCACGAGTGGGACATCAACGGAACCTACAACCCCGTCGCGGAGTGA
- a CDS encoding TetR/AcrR family transcriptional regulator, with the protein MSGDDGEGGCQGTREAIMEATYRALRDNGTADLTIQNIADEFEKSKSLLYYHYETKDDLLVEFISWLIDRNAEVLEGDDIDSTERLVDRILPRELDDERAGFRAAFIQMRAEAASDADYREQFTLFDRLFRETLVELVRQDVERGRFHDVDPEVAADTLLSTIDGAMLRQATTDDDVMTRTREGVDRWLASLQRDD; encoded by the coding sequence ATGAGCGGGGACGACGGCGAGGGTGGGTGTCAGGGCACGCGCGAGGCCATCATGGAGGCGACGTACCGCGCGCTCCGGGACAACGGGACGGCGGACCTCACCATCCAGAACATCGCCGACGAGTTCGAGAAGTCGAAGTCGCTGCTGTACTACCACTACGAGACGAAAGACGACCTGCTCGTCGAGTTCATCTCGTGGCTCATCGACCGCAACGCCGAGGTGCTGGAGGGCGACGACATCGACTCGACCGAGCGACTCGTCGACCGCATCCTCCCCCGCGAACTGGACGACGAACGTGCCGGGTTCCGCGCGGCGTTCATCCAGATGCGGGCGGAGGCGGCCTCCGACGCCGACTACCGCGAGCAGTTCACGCTGTTCGACCGCCTGTTCCGCGAGACGCTCGTCGAACTCGTCCGGCAGGACGTCGAACGCGGCCGGTTCCACGACGTCGACCCGGAGGTGGCCGCGGACACCCTCCTCTCGACCATCGACGGCGCGATGCTCCGGCAGGCGACGACGGACGACGACGTGATGACGCGGACCCGCGAGGGCGTCGACCGGTGGCTCGCGTCACTGCAACGCGACGACTGA
- a CDS encoding metal-dependent hydrolase, whose translation MELTWHGHSTWHVTVGDTDLLIDPFFDNPKTEKGPDDFDPDYLLLTHAHQDHIAHAGEFTDATVVATPEVCGYVEAEMGLEDHIGGMGMNLGGTVECGDAFVTMHRSDHTNGANTGYEYDLGMPAGFVIADTKPTQVADEESTSFYHAGDTALMPEMRDIIGPYLEPDAAALPVGDHFTMGPWQAAVAADWLNVDHAFPMHYDTFPPIEIDTDEFVDEVKATGGSAEVHVLDGDESFTLE comes from the coding sequence ATGGAACTTACCTGGCACGGCCACTCGACGTGGCACGTCACGGTCGGCGACACCGACCTCCTCATCGACCCGTTCTTCGACAACCCGAAGACCGAGAAGGGACCTGACGACTTCGACCCGGACTACCTGCTGCTCACCCACGCCCACCAGGACCACATCGCCCACGCGGGCGAGTTCACCGACGCCACCGTCGTGGCGACGCCCGAGGTCTGCGGGTACGTGGAGGCCGAGATGGGACTGGAAGACCACATCGGCGGGATGGGGATGAACCTCGGCGGCACCGTCGAGTGCGGCGACGCGTTCGTCACGATGCACCGCTCGGACCACACGAACGGCGCGAACACCGGTTACGAGTACGACCTCGGGATGCCCGCGGGGTTCGTCATCGCGGACACGAAGCCGACGCAGGTCGCTGACGAGGAGTCCACCTCGTTCTACCACGCCGGCGACACCGCGCTGATGCCGGAGATGCGCGACATCATCGGCCCCTACCTCGAACCCGACGCCGCAGCACTGCCCGTCGGCGACCACTTCACGATGGGGCCGTGGCAGGCCGCCGTCGCGGCCGACTGGCTGAACGTCGACCACGCGTTCCCGATGCACTACGACACGTTCCCGCCCATCGAGATCGACACCGACGAGTTCGTCGACGAGGTGAAGGCGACCGGCGGGTCCGCCGAGGTCCACGTCCTCGACGGCGACGAGTCGTTCACGCTGGAGTGA
- a CDS encoding fumarylacetoacetate hydrolase family protein: MRLARFRDADGTVHRGELSDDDSELTADGETYDAASVEFLPPSDPSKIVCVGLNYADHAEEQDADLPDRPMLFLKGPNTVAAHEETVTLPSGKERIDHEAEFAVVMGERAKGVSADEAMEYVEGYTCLNDLSNRDDQNIEQNWVRGKAFDQAAPFGPVVATPDEVPEDARVSLRVNGETRQDSSRDQFIFSVEELVEEITTYVTLEPGDVISTGTPAGVAPLEDGDTVEVEVEGIGTLRNDVRIP; the protein is encoded by the coding sequence ATGCGACTCGCACGTTTCCGCGACGCCGACGGCACCGTCCACCGGGGCGAACTGAGCGACGACGACAGCGAACTCACGGCCGACGGCGAGACGTACGACGCCGCGTCCGTCGAGTTCCTCCCGCCGAGCGACCCCTCGAAGATCGTCTGCGTCGGCCTGAACTACGCGGACCACGCGGAGGAACAGGACGCCGACCTCCCCGACCGCCCGATGCTGTTCCTGAAGGGGCCGAACACCGTGGCCGCCCACGAGGAGACGGTGACGCTCCCGAGCGGCAAGGAGCGCATCGACCACGAGGCGGAGTTCGCCGTCGTGATGGGCGAGCGAGCGAAGGGCGTCTCTGCGGACGAGGCGATGGAGTACGTCGAGGGCTACACCTGCCTCAACGACCTCTCGAACCGCGACGACCAGAACATCGAGCAGAACTGGGTCCGCGGGAAGGCGTTCGACCAGGCCGCACCGTTCGGCCCCGTCGTCGCCACGCCCGACGAGGTGCCGGAGGACGCCCGCGTCAGCCTCCGCGTGAACGGCGAGACGCGACAGGACTCCTCGCGCGACCAGTTCATCTTCTCCGTCGAGGAACTCGTCGAGGAGATCACGACGTACGTGACCCTCGAACCCGGCGACGTCATCTCGACGGGGACGCCCGCGGGCGTCGCTCCGCTCGAAGACGGCGACACGGTCGAGGTCGAGGTCGAGGGTATCGGGACGCTCCGCAACGACGTGCGGATTCCGTAG
- a CDS encoding OsmC family protein: protein MADVEATTTSEEGYTSVSRVGDFELTIDATGEDGPDPNQVLAADYASCFIPAFRVGGNKEGHEDLGKITVEVEGDLNDDDDLTAVRFVMHVEADLDDDEFDAIVERAEDICHVHDSLKESLHAEITVHGGQF from the coding sequence ATGGCAGATGTCGAAGCCACTACCACGTCAGAAGAGGGGTACACGAGCGTCAGTCGCGTCGGCGACTTCGAACTGACCATCGACGCGACGGGGGAGGACGGTCCCGACCCGAACCAGGTGCTCGCGGCGGACTACGCCTCCTGTTTCATCCCGGCGTTCCGCGTCGGCGGGAACAAGGAGGGCCACGAGGACCTCGGCAAGATCACCGTCGAGGTAGAGGGCGACCTGAACGACGACGACGACCTCACCGCGGTTCGCTTCGTCATGCACGTCGAGGCGGACCTCGACGACGACGAGTTCGACGCCATCGTCGAGCGCGCCGAGGACATCTGTCACGTCCACGACTCGCTCAAGGAGTCGCTCCACGCCGAGATTACGGTCCACGGCGGCCAGTTCTGA
- a CDS encoding ribonuclease H-like domain-containing protein codes for MRIENSFIPVRGVGETTERRLWEQGITHWDEFERDAVGETTGERIATFIEQGRDHLAASDARFFDEAFPSQERWRLYEDFRDAACYFDIETTGLSHHRDQVTTVSLLRDGEVRTLVNDPDPIVGEPLTREALREALDAPLLVTFNGTTFDVPFLETSYDIDLDAAHLDLRYACKRVGLSGGLKAIENDVGIERDRPDISGRDAVRLWKEYERGQTGSLETLVSYNRDDAVNLRTLMDDLSTTLHEDCAGGLV; via the coding sequence GTGCGAATCGAGAACAGCTTCATCCCCGTTCGGGGCGTCGGCGAGACGACCGAGCGCCGCCTGTGGGAGCAGGGCATCACCCACTGGGACGAGTTCGAACGCGACGCGGTCGGCGAGACGACCGGCGAGCGCATCGCGACGTTCATCGAGCAGGGTCGCGACCACCTCGCGGCGAGCGACGCCCGCTTCTTCGACGAGGCGTTCCCGAGCCAGGAGCGCTGGCGACTGTACGAGGACTTCCGCGACGCGGCGTGCTACTTCGACATCGAGACGACCGGCCTCTCCCACCACCGCGACCAGGTGACGACGGTGAGCCTGCTCCGCGACGGCGAGGTCCGGACGCTCGTCAACGACCCCGACCCCATCGTCGGCGAACCGCTGACCCGCGAGGCGCTCCGCGAGGCGCTCGACGCGCCGCTGCTCGTCACGTTCAACGGGACGACGTTCGACGTCCCCTTCCTGGAGACCAGCTACGACATCGACCTCGACGCGGCGCACCTCGACCTGCGCTACGCCTGCAAGCGCGTCGGTCTCTCTGGCGGGCTGAAGGCCATCGAGAACGACGTCGGTATCGAGCGCGACCGCCCCGACATCTCGGGGCGCGACGCGGTGCGCCTGTGGAAGGAGTACGAACGCGGGCAGACCGGCTCCCTGGAGACGCTGGTGTCGTACAACCGCGACGACGCGGTCAACCTCCGGACGCTGATGGACGACCTGTCGACGACCCTCCACGAGGACTGCGCCGGCGGACTCGTCTGA
- a CDS encoding AAA family ATPase, which produces MTDRPATAFADVTEDDLRAVFDDQSYVAEDDIVTTVLLALRLGKPLLVEGEPGAGKTELAKVLAAGFDTDLVRLQCYEGLAAESALYEWNYTKQLLAVQSGDDDGSVFDEDYLLERPLLRALRGEDGPRVLLIDEVDRADEEFEALLLEVLSDFQVTVPEFGTVSATTPPIVVITSNRTRALSDALKRRCLYLHVEPPSFEKEREILARKVPELDGAVAAELCGMTSELREEPLRKPPGAAETIDWARAVAELRRDDGTDPLTAGEIRSTLGCLLKEVEDIERVDDAMLERLAEAAETARLEAE; this is translated from the coding sequence ATGACCGACCGACCGGCGACGGCGTTCGCGGACGTGACGGAGGACGACCTCCGGGCCGTCTTCGACGACCAGTCGTACGTCGCCGAGGACGACATCGTGACGACCGTCCTGCTGGCGCTCCGCCTCGGCAAGCCGCTCCTGGTGGAGGGCGAACCGGGGGCCGGCAAGACCGAACTGGCGAAGGTGCTCGCGGCGGGGTTCGACACCGACCTCGTCCGCCTGCAGTGTTACGAGGGGCTGGCCGCCGAGAGCGCGCTGTACGAGTGGAACTACACGAAACAGCTGCTGGCGGTGCAGTCGGGCGACGACGACGGCTCGGTGTTCGACGAGGACTACCTCCTCGAACGCCCGCTGCTGCGCGCCCTGCGCGGCGAGGACGGCCCGCGCGTCCTGCTCATCGACGAGGTGGACCGCGCCGACGAGGAGTTCGAGGCGCTCCTGCTGGAGGTGCTGAGCGACTTCCAGGTGACCGTTCCGGAGTTCGGTACGGTCAGCGCGACGACGCCGCCCATCGTCGTCATCACGTCGAACCGGACGCGCGCGCTGAGCGACGCGCTGAAGCGACGCTGCCTCTACCTCCACGTCGAACCGCCGTCGTTCGAGAAGGAGCGCGAGATACTCGCGCGGAAGGTGCCCGAACTCGACGGCGCGGTGGCCGCCGAACTCTGCGGGATGACGAGCGAACTCCGAGAGGAACCGCTCCGGAAGCCGCCCGGCGCGGCCGAGACCATCGACTGGGCGCGGGCGGTCGCCGAACTCCGTCGAGACGACGGCACCGACCCGCTGACGGCGGGGGAGATTCGCAGCACCCTCGGCTGTCTGCTGAAGGAGGTCGAGGACATCGAACGCGTCGACGACGCGATGCTCGAACGACTCGCCGAGGCGGCCGAGACCGCCCGGCTGGAGGCGGAATGA
- the phaZ gene encoding intracellular short-chain-length polyhydroxyalkanoate depolymerase, which produces MPVAAVPDLSVESVDLPTGETVTYRHREGEIPLLLLHGNMTSSKHWDLVLDAIDERFDCYAMDMRGFGGSTYETPVESLADFAEDVGPFADSVGLDSFHLWGWSTGGGVAMAFAARHPERVRRLVLMASVGTRGYPMYRTDEQGTPTDEPLTTREDIAAAPALVPLLQAHETEDRETFKAVWNQLIYTDEQPEEDLYDDYVDDMLTQRNLVDVYHALAHFNVSDEANDYGEGSGRAADITHPTLVVHGDRDLVIPREMVEQTVDDLPNAEFVELSDCGHSPPVDALGDLLAVAEPFLLEEVEADVESE; this is translated from the coding sequence ATGCCAGTCGCTGCAGTACCCGACCTGTCCGTCGAATCCGTCGACCTCCCGACCGGTGAGACCGTCACCTACCGCCACCGAGAGGGCGAGATACCCCTGCTCCTGCTCCACGGGAACATGACCTCCTCGAAGCACTGGGACCTCGTGCTCGACGCCATCGACGAGCGGTTCGACTGCTACGCGATGGACATGCGCGGGTTCGGCGGGTCGACCTACGAGACGCCGGTCGAGTCGCTCGCCGACTTCGCCGAGGACGTCGGGCCGTTCGCCGATTCGGTCGGCCTCGACTCGTTCCACCTCTGGGGCTGGTCGACCGGTGGGGGCGTCGCGATGGCGTTCGCCGCGCGTCACCCCGAACGCGTCCGGCGACTCGTCCTGATGGCCTCCGTCGGCACGCGGGGCTACCCGATGTACCGGACCGACGAGCAGGGCACCCCCACGGACGAACCGCTCACCACCCGCGAGGACATCGCCGCGGCCCCGGCGCTCGTCCCGCTCCTCCAGGCCCACGAGACCGAGGACCGCGAGACGTTCAAGGCGGTCTGGAACCAGCTCATCTACACGGACGAGCAGCCAGAGGAGGACCTCTACGACGACTACGTCGACGACATGCTCACCCAGCGGAACCTCGTCGACGTCTACCACGCGCTCGCTCACTTCAACGTCAGCGACGAGGCGAACGACTACGGCGAGGGGTCTGGACGCGCCGCCGATATCACCCACCCGACGCTCGTCGTCCACGGGGACCGCGACCTGGTCATCCCCCGCGAGATGGTCGAACAGACGGTCGACGACCTGCCGAACGCGGAGTTCGTGGAACTGTCCGACTGCGGTCACTCGCCGCCCGTCGACGCGCTGGGCGACCTGCTGGCCGTCGCCGAACCGTTCCTGCTGGAGGAGGTCGAAGCGGACGTCGAGAGCGAGTAG
- the glpK gene encoding glycerol kinase GlpK: protein MEYVVAVDQSTTGTRAMAVDRSGAVHAREYLEHEQSYPEPGWVEHDATQLLANVNYVLARLRSGFSEDPVALGITNQRETAVAWDAETGQPLAPAIVRQDRRTTDRIDGLADDLRATIRERTGLEPDAYFSATKFERLLDREDHRERARSGEVLVGTVDAWLCWSLGGEHATDVTNASRTMLFDIERCAWDETLCEEFGVPMAALPDVRPSSGSFGETTAQGMFTEPVPIAGVLGDQQAALFGQACFDPGSAKTTYGTGSFLLQHTGEEPVRSDHGLLTTVAYQREGEPPQYALEGSVFTTGAAVEWLADVGIVDDPEECASLAESVESPEGVFGVPAFSGLGAPHWDQRARGTVVGLTRGTTSAHLARATLEAIAFQTRAVAEAMEADSGRSMDALRVDGGAVENDALCRIQADALDVEVVRSAVGETTALGAAYAAGLSVGFWDSTDDLREQWRGDARFVPSDEAVAGRYDRWQEAVERARDWAREE from the coding sequence ATGGAGTACGTCGTCGCCGTCGACCAGAGCACGACCGGGACGCGGGCGATGGCCGTCGACCGGTCGGGGGCGGTCCACGCTCGCGAGTACCTCGAACACGAACAGTCGTACCCGGAACCGGGGTGGGTCGAACACGACGCGACCCAATTACTGGCGAACGTGAACTACGTGCTGGCGCGCCTCCGGTCGGGGTTCAGCGAGGACCCCGTCGCACTGGGTATCACGAACCAGCGCGAGACGGCCGTCGCGTGGGACGCCGAGACCGGCCAACCGCTCGCGCCCGCCATCGTCCGGCAGGACCGCCGGACGACCGACCGTATCGACGGACTCGCCGACGACCTGCGCGCGACCATCAGGGAGCGGACCGGCCTCGAACCGGACGCCTACTTCTCGGCGACGAAGTTCGAGCGACTGCTGGACCGTGAGGACCACCGCGAGCGGGCGCGGTCTGGCGAGGTGCTCGTCGGCACCGTCGACGCGTGGCTCTGCTGGTCGCTGGGCGGCGAGCACGCGACGGACGTGACGAACGCCTCCCGGACGATGCTGTTCGACATCGAGCGCTGTGCGTGGGACGAGACGCTCTGCGAGGAGTTCGGCGTCCCGATGGCGGCGCTCCCGGACGTACGACCTTCCAGCGGGTCGTTCGGCGAGACGACGGCACAGGGGATGTTCACCGAACCGGTCCCCATCGCGGGCGTCCTCGGCGACCAGCAGGCCGCCCTGTTCGGCCAGGCTTGCTTCGACCCCGGCAGCGCGAAGACCACCTACGGCACGGGGTCGTTCCTCCTGCAGCACACGGGCGAGGAACCGGTGCGGAGCGACCACGGCCTGCTGACGACCGTCGCGTACCAGCGAGAGGGCGAACCGCCCCAGTACGCGCTGGAGGGCTCCGTATTCACCACCGGCGCGGCCGTCGAGTGGCTGGCCGACGTCGGTATCGTCGACGACCCCGAGGAGTGCGCGTCGCTGGCGGAGAGCGTCGAGTCGCCCGAGGGCGTGTTCGGCGTCCCGGCGTTCTCGGGACTCGGCGCGCCACACTGGGACCAGCGCGCCCGCGGGACCGTCGTCGGTCTCACCCGGGGGACGACCAGCGCGCACCTCGCCCGCGCCACGCTGGAGGCCATCGCGTTCCAGACGCGCGCCGTCGCCGAGGCGATGGAGGCGGACAGCGGCCGCTCGATGGACGCGCTCCGCGTCGACGGCGGCGCGGTGGAGAACGACGCGCTCTGTCGCATCCAGGCCGACGCGCTCGACGTCGAGGTGGTCCGGTCGGCGGTCGGTGAGACGACGGCGCTCGGCGCGGCCTACGCCGCCGGTCTCTCGGTCGGGTTCTGGGACTCGACCGACGACCTGCGCGAGCAGTGGCGCGGGGACGCCCGGTTCGTCCCGAGCGACGAGGCCGTCGCCGGACGGTACGACCGCTGGCAGGAGGCGGTCGAGCGAGCGCGAGACTGGGCACGCGAGGAGTGA
- a CDS encoding HalOD1 output domain-containing protein produces the protein MTHHRTSHLAEEAWKTDGSDVQVPFVPGDESICETVVLAIARRIGDAPARIPLLHDAVDVDALEALFDGRYEGTALDTVRAVSFRYADHLVRIYSTGCVTLTQLDDPGTSSGGATA, from the coding sequence ATGACACACCACCGTACCAGCCACCTGGCCGAAGAGGCGTGGAAGACCGACGGCTCCGACGTGCAGGTTCCGTTCGTCCCGGGAGACGAGTCCATCTGCGAGACGGTCGTGCTGGCCATCGCCCGTCGAATCGGCGACGCTCCGGCGCGGATTCCGCTGCTACACGACGCGGTGGACGTCGACGCCCTGGAGGCGCTGTTCGACGGCCGGTACGAGGGGACCGCGCTCGACACGGTCCGCGCGGTGTCGTTTCGGTACGCCGACCACCTCGTCCGTATCTACTCGACGGGATGTGTCACGCTCACCCAGCTGGACGACCCCGGAACGTCGTCGGGTGGCGCCACGGCGTAG